The genomic interval acacagacatacacacgcatacacatacacacacacacacacacacacacacacacacacacacacacacacacagacacagacacagacacacacacagacacagacacagacacagacacacacacacacacacacacacacacacacacacacacacacacacacacacacacacacacacacacacacacagcacggATATGGTGTAGACAAAATCAGTGAATAGGGGAGAAGATGGATttgaagacaacaaaacagtgACATCGGCATGGCATTGGAAGTTACGAGCAATACGGCTTTACGCAACATTTGCCAGAACCATACCCTAGCAAGTGCATAACACCCCACCAGACTACAACATTTTCCATCTCAAGTAATAAGAACCGCTGAGAGTACAAGCAGTAGTATCAGTACAGGTGTCCTCTAGGATGTTCAAACAGGGAATACTGTTTCCTTCTCCACtgaatcaattaattaataacagtaTGTCCAACCAGACATGCCACTTCTATTAGTGACAATATCATAAGGCTTAGTCAACATtactatttgtgtttgttcgtTGCAGAGAGTCACCACGGTGCGGCAACAAACCGGGGATACTCGAGAAAACACGACGGCGGATTTTATACAACATAACGTGAATGCACAGCAAATGAACTAAAACATAAACGAGAGCATGAAACTCACAAAATTGTCATATTGTGTCTACTTGTCTTTTGAGCTCAAAATCCTGAGAATGTACATGAACAGGTTGATCGCATCGAGGTAGAGATTAATTGCAGCCATGATGTATTCTTCGGGTGATAGCTTGGTCATCATGATGTGTGTGTCAAAGATAATAAACCCTGAGAATACGACAGCACCAGCCAGACAGAGGACAAATTCCAATGCTTCAGACTGCACGAAAAACTAAGAAACAAGTAATCGAGATCACCGAGTATAATACGTAGCAACCATACGTAGCAACCATACAGTGAATGTCTAAAACGGCAAGCGGGTGACGTGTGTAAGCAATGGGATATTTCGTATTTGTCTAACGGGATCATTATGATGGGACATACAAGGGTGACGAGTATGCTAGAGCATTACAACTAATGTTGTTACCCAAGGCATGAAACGCTAGGGTGTACAGTAAGATGGTCACATGATGTACACATGACCAAATAGATAATAaaactaatttattatttactggTTTAAATCAAACATGTTTGTCCCAAAAAAACTAAGGGAATGAAACTCTACAAATTCAAAGCTGCAACGTATGCATGATTGGGGTACAACACAGGCACCAACAGGATATATCACAGTAACACAAGCATGCAGGACAGATCAAACTTTTTGACTACAATGACTTTATAAAGTGAAACTGAAAGATTCATGACACTTCCAAGAGCAATTGATGCTCATCaccttcatcatcatcatgtgcCCTAACTTAGTACTTTCAGTCTAGATCTTAATAAATTTGAATTCAAAATTTGAATGGAAGTCAGACTTGGTGGTGAGGGGAAGATTTTGTTTACAGATGATGTCAAAATGATAAATTTGAAACTTTGTTGTTGAGAATACCAATATTACAAAACATTATgataacgtgtgtgtgtgtgtgtgtgcacgcgcatgcgtgcacgtgtgtgcacgtgcatgtctgtgtgtgcacgtgtgtgtgtgtttgtgtgtgtgtgtgtgtgtgtgtgtgtgtgtgtgcgtgtgtgtgtgtgtgtgtcaaaatacaacacagacaaaatcACTCGACCCACATCAAAATGACTGACTGTGATGCAGTTTCAAACTCCATAGTTTGCCAAAGACTTTCACCACCATATGGCAATTAAGCTAAATGCCATGTGGTGGTGAAAGTCTGATATTATATGTTTCCTGCCTGAGGAGAGCAACAATGTCAAGGGTCACCTGTTCATGCCTCACTGACCCACCAATTGAAGACCATTTCCTAACCAAATAGCAACACAAATGGTTCCCACATATACAGAATTTCTCCTAAGTAGCAAGAGTTTCTCTACTCCATGGAAGTGTGCCAACCACACAACATAAAGTTGTATTTTACTCCTACGTCAATCGTCCAACCTGAAAACAAAATATCACTAATGGTCCCTAACAAGTAAAATCACACAGATAGCTTCCACGTGGGTCTACTAGGTACACATATTTAGCATCATGTCAGCAATAACTCATTTAGAGGACATGGTTACACTGCACCTGCACTTGCACTGCCTTATGCATTGGCCACCAGCATTTAACCACATCACCTGTGCAGTCCGACTATATATACGGAAACAATACCCTAGCGGTTAGACTCTTAGAAATAGACAGGACACCCACAAGTACTTGGTAAGGCACATTTACCAGTCTGGTTGTTGAGTAGCAAATATGTGATATGTGCATATATGTAATTACAGTACATGGTTACCAGACCTCGCAATATAAGGTTCCATCATACAACTGGTCATCAATATTTGTATTGTCGTGTGCTAACTAACTCGTAAAATTTCCGTTTTGTTATCAATTGCTGCCACAATGCTCTCTCGTCTTTGGTGGTTTGTGGGCCACACTTGATCACAGCAAGACATACAAGTGAGAAATAATGTGGtagctgcatgtgtgtgtcctaCTGATACTGTTACCTAATGCCCACATGACCCATACAACTggcataattaaataaataaataaataattcattaagtgtgtgtatatgtcATGCACAAAGCATGGATATAGAAAAACTATGGATTTCTAGTTTTTCTGGGTAATTTGagtgttagggttaggtatgcatggtttgCATTGGTGATCAATGATTTGTACAGGCAATCAATGGATTGTCCACATCTGCACTCTGCGCACAACATATGTAATACaatatacatgtgtgtgtgtgtgtgtgtgtgtgtgtgtgtgtgtgtgtgtgtgtgtgtgtgtgtgtgtgtgtgtatgtgtgtgtgtgtgtgtgtgtgtgtgtgtgtgtgtgtgcgcacgcgcacgcgtgcacatgtgtgtgcatgcatgcacgtgtgtgtgtgtgtgtgtgtgtgtgtgcgcgcgcgcatgcacgagtgtgcatgtatgcacgtgtgtgtcagtgtgtgtgtgtgtgtgtgtgtgtacgcacgtgtgtgcgtgcgcgtttGTATTGGTGATCCATGGTTTGTACAGGCAGTCCATGGGTTGTCCACATAAAGCTCTGCGcacaacatatatatatatatatatatatatatatatatatatatatatatatatatatatatatatatatatatatgtatgtatgtatgtatgtatacaataAACATACATTAGTATACAAGACACACTAATTACAAAAATACCTGAAACAGCCCACCCATGATGAGAATCCACAAAAATGAGAAGAGACTATAAGCACAAACAATACGTTGTGTAGTAGTCGCACATATTGAGACTTCAATATTACTAAGGTATCTCACGTACCAGGCTCCCCATGTGCTATAATCTTTCTTACTCTGCAGCGTGTACACAGTCAGGCCAACGAACACAGCTGCCGTCAAGATAAACGCCTCCAGTACAACAAGCTTGTCATAAAACGTCACTATAATAGACACTCTTGTAACTACACATGGCACACGATCAACCACTGGTCATACCGACTACTCCCACGGTGTACGCTTCAACCAGTGTGAATGCCAGTAGAAGATATATGTTGGTTGGATGCTCATGCCGTTTCACCATCAAAGCAATAAGTAGGATGAAAGTTGCAATCGACGAGATCCCAAGGATTCCAGGACTACAAGATGAagtacagacatacaaacgaAGTCACTAGAAATATGAGCATGTAAACTGATGACTCGAGTGACACAGACTGGGGCTTGCCACAAGAATTTGCAGCACTTAAGTTGTGTTTTAGTTCATCTCTCTGATCGTACGTCTTTACTGTTAATGCATCAGTAGCAGGTTGACCTGACTGGCTAGTTGAGTCTGCAGAAAACCATGCAGACAGACGACTGTCAATAGGACCACTTACCAGCCAGCCAAGTGCCTCCAATGTTTATTAAAGcaacactgtcaagatttgtgcgcatgcttgtgtgctctAGGCGTGTCACACTTTGCGTAAACCTACATCGGGACTCCTAGGACAGCATAATGGCGTTTCGTGATGATAGAACGCGTACTAAATACTACGCATACCAGAATGGTCTTCATAACACTTGCGGCGATGTACTGCCCCTTGACATGCACCTCCGTGGCCTCTCTTCTGAGATAACTTCCGGGACTCTTGTCCATCATGTCCGGCTTATAAAGGGCCTGTTTTCGCTGTAAAAAGGAACCGTTCAAAGTCGAAAAATGCTATGCCTGCTCTATAGTCGCAAAACATATACGACATATCAAATCGATGCACAATGACCTAGTCAAGTAAGATTGACGTTTGATGTCGGCCGGTAGTCACGCACTCAAAGCACTACAATAGTCGATTGACAAAGGGTGGTAGTAGATAACACAACTATGGGTGAAATCGCACTTGCCAACGATTCCTAGTCTTGGAGAACTTCAAAAATGTCTACCTAAATTCAAGTTTACGGGGACGTTCAGACGCTAGGTATCCCAGGctaaaatcttgacagtgtcactttaattaattaatcaattaattaattaattaattaagccatttTGAGCTAACTAAAGTAGGAAAAGCAATAGCtggcagtgtgggaattgcgGCAAACGTTTATGTAGATATAGGAGCCTAGGAGGGGCATCATGGAAGGTATACAGATTACATTACACATCAAAACGGAAGCGAGTTCATCTGTAAACATATTCCTGATGTCATAATGGTACAAAGTGCAGTAATGAATCATTCATTCTCTATGTCATATGTAACATCCATAAATTCCACGTACGCGTACATTTAGCTATATAGTACACTCAATCTATTCAGTATCTCAATTTTGGTGTTTTCTTGCCCATTTGCTATAATGTCTTCAACTGTTATTGCAAAAACCGTAGCTATTCCTACAGATAGCTCAGATACAATTCAAGGAAGGAGCTCTAGAAAAAAGATCGATGCCTATAGAAGTTCTCACAAACGGATGATCTGTAACGTCCATGCCTTCTTTGAGCAAAAGAAGCGTGATGGGCCAATCATGCTGGAAGTGTAACAAAAAGAATGGCACTGGCGATGCAGGTATCTGAACGCACTGTATTCAGAGTTCATTGCCAAGTAAACGTTGAAGGAGATGTGCATAGTCATGTAAAGAAAGGCAAGAAGTCTGGTTCAGGTCCTGCCCGACAGGAGACTGacaaatttcaagaaggagTCATTCGTTGTAGAATTCACCGGttctacacagacagagaactcCCAACAATGGATAAACTGATTTTAGCTCTAAAACAAGACATAGATTActcatacagcaaacaaacacttctcaaaacagtcaagaaaatgGGCTTCAAATATACAACacgcaacaagaaaacagcgttgtacaaacaacacagaattATTGCTACTCTCCATCATGATAGAATAAAACCATATGTACAACGTAAATTGCGTTTTAAAGACATTAGAACAGATGTAAACCAACAGAGGGATCTTTTTGGATACTAAAACAAATGTAAACCAACAGAGAGAGATTCTCTCAGATATTTCTACGGACTCTGAGGATAATCCGGAAGAGTTACCTGATTCCGTTGAATCAGATTCTAACTCAAGTACTGAAGCTCCGCAAGTACTTAGAAGATCTCAATGTCAGAGATCTTGCCCACAATATTTGAATGATTATATTGTAGACTCGGACTTTAGCCCTTCGTCTGAGGGGGTGATGTAATGTAGTAGTATAATAGTTTTACGTCTTAGTGCACGTTAGCACACCAGTGATTATATAACACATCGCTTACTTATAATACATCAGTCTTTTTACCTGCAATCGCCGTGTACTACACTAAGCTCATTCTCAGGTGTATCTTAACACGTAACTCTAGCGTCTAATCTAACTGTTCGAGAGGAAAACTACATCTCGGCGCCGTGTTAGACAAGCAGCACATTGAAAACACGATTTGACTCATACCATACTTCCTTCTATACCAACATGCCCGTATGTTATCTCACCTGGTTTGAACAAAGCTTTTCACAGACTCCAGGTTCATGCAGATGCTGCAGACAAATATTGTCAGCACTAGTTGAACGCTCAGTATTCCATAAACTTTTCTCAGAAAGCCTATATTTCGAAAAAATCGGTTACCAAGCCAATTATTGCGTAGAGAAAGTAGGTGAAGGCACCGAGTCGAACTTGAACAGCCACTTGGGCCACCACAAGGCTATCTCTGTATGACATGCGTTGGTGGCCTTTATCATCGCCGAGGTCTGAAGCACTTTCAACGTCCTTGAGACTCATCGTTGCGTCAACCCCTAATCCGGGATTTATAAAAGAGAGATACGGGACGTTTTGTACAGAAATATTTTTGTAACCCGGATGTGATATTCTTGTAACATTTGTTGGTCATGCCTCACGTTGATGcaattatttgtttttgacGAGCAGCCTCGAAGCAGTGCAGTGCGTAGGGTCCAACGTGCGTTACAATGACAGCCGGGTatttacaacaacaatacgCATGTCAACTcgctgtactgtactggtaCAGTACCGTACCACCTAATTTTTCTGAACTACATTCACGTCCTACATAAAGTTTCAATGCATACTGTAAGACTCTTAGCTAGGTTAGAACAATACAATCTATTGAACTCGCTTCTACTCTCTACTCCACTACTCTCCTAAAGAGAAGCCagcgttctagccaggattttttgccagcatatatatatgacgtcattaatgaCGTCGTATTTGGTAATGGCATCATACAATTACTATTTGTTCTCTTGTTGTATTACAATCAAATgcaacataacacagacaatacagtacagtagattattacaatgacaagttgacttaaatTAAGACCAGACAAACTCTAAACCGCCATCGTAGAAACATCCACAATTCAGTATACGAAAAAGTTGTGTGACACAATTGCTTCATTGAAAGCTGCAATCACAAGTTAATCCAAGTGAAAGCTCTAGCACAACACATGCAGGCTCATCACAACACAGACATGGGTGCTGTACATAGCAACGCATTCTTGTACAATACTTAACTAAACTGTTACCTAATTGGGTATCAGAGAAATGGAATTTTCAAGTATGGAAGAATTTCAAACATGGAAGGAAGCTGAATTAAGAGAAGGCAACGTTCACGTATTTCCGAAATGAGAGGGAAACAGCAGGTACAAAGACTAAAATCCAAAACTACCAAAGAGATTGTGACAATTAAAAGTGAAGCTGAGAAGTCGAGTAAACCCTAGCTACTATAGTTATTAGTCTATATAGTCTGTCTACAGTGAAGACTAAATTCCTTCATCTAATAATTGTAACAGGAGATAAGCAGTTTGTCTACTACGTGTGCTGCCGTAgctacaaattaattaagaaagctGAAATGACACTGCCTTGTCAGACAAAATAAGAAAAACCTCTAAGACCAAGCATGTGGATCTACCCTGTCTTGCAAGAATGAATGTAACAGTTCAAAACGACGGAAGGGTGAAAGTGTGGTACGTCAGTGGTCATACCATACAGTCACAAACCAGGTCTACATGAGTGCCAGTTTCTCCCACTTTCTTCTTAATTGTTGCAAGGACAACATCATACAGAAATTGTCAACGGGAGTAACAATTGAGTATGTACTTGAAGGTAAAACAAGAACCAGTGTTGTTTGTTCCAGTTCCAAATAGACCAGGGTCTACTTAGTTCCTCACAATACCTAAACATAAAAGTCACTCTTGTAAAACAatgtttg from Corticium candelabrum chromosome 22, ooCorCand1.1, whole genome shotgun sequence carries:
- the LOC134197532 gene encoding protein lifeguard 4-like; its protein translation is MSLKDVESASDLGDDKGHQRMSYRDSLVVAQVAVQVRLGFLRKVYGILSVQLVLTIFVCSICMNLESVKSFVQTSPGILGISSIATFILLIALMVKRHEHPTNIYLLLAFTLVEAYTVGVVVTFYDKLVVLEAFILTAAVFVGLTVYTLQSKKDYSTWGACLFSFLWILIMGGLFQFFVQSEALEFVLCLAGAVVFSGFIIFDTHIMMTKLSPEEYIMAAINLYLDAINLFMYILRILSSKDK